The DNA window CGCATCGAGAAGTACAAGTCCTTCGTCTACGAGCAAGTGCGCCTTGTCGAACAAGACGGCGAGCTTGCCCTGCTCGTGAACATCGTTGCCCGTGCCAACGGGAGCAATCCCCGAGCTCCTCTGAGTTGATCGAGTACACGCTGCCGCAGGGTGCACGGCGGCGGCCCGTACCGCAGCACCCGGTGCGACAGGAGCTCGTCATCTTCGATGAGGAGAGCTCGCACCGGGGCGGCGACGGCCGCCGCTATCCCCCGGCCACACGACGCCCACCGGAGCAACCCAAAACCGCCAAACTCGAGACTAGTACCGCCACGACACACGAATCGACCAGCGCGCAGTGCTAACATGCTACGCTTGCTAGTGTCCTGCATCCGTGATTACGTACGTAAGTCGGCGAGCAATTGGCGACGCTCGGGTCATCGAATCGACGCAGGCTGCGGTTCAATTTCGATGCAGTGCAGCGCTATTTCCAGGAGATAGCCAAACGGCGATCGATGGCGTGGGCGGTGCCAAGGGCCGGCGAATTATGTGCGGGATTTCGGATACAGGACACTAGCTGCTGGTGCTCTGGCACGAAAGGTCCTATCGCGCCATGTCGACAAAGGTCTCACGGGCGTTGCGGGAGCATGGTCAAGTGACCGGGGCGCTCTGTAGCCTCGCTCCACAGATCGAGTCAGCGGCAACAAGAACCGCACAAGCCCTTCGTGCCGGGGGCAAGGTCCTGTGGATGGGTAACGGAGGCAGTGCTGCCGACTGTCAGCACCTCGCCGCAGAGCTCGTGGGCCGCTACGAACGTGAGCGTCCGGGCTGGCCATCGCTCGCGCTCAGCAGCGACAGCTCGGTGGTCACCGCCATCAGCAACGACTACGGCTACGAGCAGCTCTTCGCGCGCCAAGTGCTCGCTCTATGTGCCCAGGGCGACGTGCTCGTGGGGATCTCGACTTCGGGAGAAAGCCCCAACGTTCTGGCCGGATTGCGTGCCGGCCGGA is part of the Pseudomonadota bacterium genome and encodes:
- a CDS encoding D-sedoheptulose 7-phosphate isomerase; the encoded protein is MSTKVSRALREHGQVTGALCSLAPQIESAATRTAQALRAGGKVLWMGNGGSAADCQHLAAELVGRYERERPGWPSLALSSDSSVVTAISNDYGYEQLFARQVLALCAQGDVLVGISTSGESPNVLAGLRAGRKRGAILLGLCGQDGGQMPGLVDICLSVPSQRTSRVQEAHILIGHILCERVEEMLTGSPAV